The Armatimonadota bacterium genome window below encodes:
- the rbsK gene encoding ribokinase: protein MESVRILVVGSIVLDRVLRVAEFPRPGESIRGEVVGVFPGGKGANQAVCTARLGAITSFCGAIGPDPDGAEMILKLRSEQIDCTLVHSIEHSATGTAGITLNDLGQNTIVVALGANMLFEPEQALKAAHQQLHHILLLQGEIPLEASRAAAEASQGHVIFNPAPAIAPPLSMYPMIDVLTPNEVEAEYLVGYPIYDEKTAEKAAKELLVRGCRSVVITLGAKGAYFRSEDDEGLIRAPLVPAVDTVGAGDCFNGALAFALAQKLELRQATRFAVHCASHSVQHVGAQTGMPYFDELDKEVRELIPA from the coding sequence ATGGAGAGCGTCCGGATTCTAGTCGTGGGAAGCATTGTACTCGACAGGGTGCTCCGAGTCGCCGAATTCCCCCGTCCTGGCGAGAGCATCCGGGGAGAAGTCGTCGGAGTGTTTCCTGGCGGAAAGGGTGCCAATCAAGCGGTTTGTACGGCCCGACTCGGGGCGATCACCTCCTTCTGCGGAGCGATTGGCCCAGACCCCGATGGCGCGGAGATGATTCTCAAGCTCCGATCAGAGCAGATTGATTGCACACTGGTTCACTCGATTGAGCACTCTGCGACTGGCACAGCGGGGATCACACTCAACGACTTGGGGCAAAACACAATCGTTGTAGCCCTTGGCGCGAACATGCTGTTCGAACCCGAGCAAGCACTTAAAGCTGCCCATCAGCAGTTGCACCATATTCTCCTTTTGCAAGGCGAGATCCCTTTGGAGGCCTCCCGCGCGGCGGCTGAGGCGTCGCAGGGGCATGTGATCTTCAACCCTGCGCCGGCGATTGCACCACCGCTCTCGATGTATCCGATGATCGACGTTCTCACCCCCAACGAGGTCGAAGCCGAGTATTTAGTGGGCTACCCAATTTACGACGAGAAAACCGCCGAGAAGGCGGCCAAAGAGCTTTTGGTAAGGGGTTGCAGGTCGGTTGTCATCACCTTGGGAGCTAAGGGAGCATACTTCCGCTCTGAGGACGACGAGGGCTTGATCCGGGCACCACTGGTTCCCGCGGTGGACACCGTCGGAGCTGGAGACTGTTTTAACGGTGCGCTAGCCTTCGCTCTGGCCCAAAAGCTTGAACTCCGCCAGGCAACCCGCTTCGCCGTCCACTGCGCCTCTCACAGCGTCCAGCACGTTGGCGCCCAAACCGGAATGCCCTACTTTGACGAACTCGACAAAGAAGTTCGGGAGCTGATTCCGGCATGA
- a CDS encoding ABC transporter permease gives MRREFAELWRYRELLYVMVQRELRIRYKNSALGVLWSFLNPLAQVAVMSFVFSNFLRQDVPSFTVYMLAAYLPFIFFQSSVLDSAQSILNQYGLIKKIYFPREILPLAAVIANMIHLAIGFLIMFGLMFLGYLRDPRVFPFQATTVYLPFLLIVSTLFATGISFVVSALNTFYEDVKYIVQIGLYLLMYLCPIVYFVEQVANSKKNYDSGWLLFKLYMLNPVAVQCVAYRKALVAPVPTMSATGMGMPTGMPWKYLAVHSVGSFFVFLFGYWLFNRLKWKFVERP, from the coding sequence TTGAGAAGAGAGTTTGCCGAGCTGTGGCGGTACCGCGAGCTCCTTTATGTGATGGTCCAACGGGAACTGAGAATTCGGTACAAAAACTCCGCTCTCGGCGTCCTGTGGTCGTTCTTGAATCCGCTCGCACAGGTTGCGGTGATGAGCTTTGTCTTCAGCAACTTCTTGCGGCAAGATGTCCCCAGTTTCACCGTTTACATGCTCGCGGCTTATCTGCCGTTCATCTTCTTTCAGTCAAGTGTCCTGGACTCCGCACAGTCGATTTTGAACCAGTATGGTCTGATCAAGAAGATTTATTTCCCGCGCGAAATCTTGCCGTTAGCGGCAGTGATCGCCAACATGATCCACCTCGCCATTGGATTTTTGATCATGTTTGGACTCATGTTTCTGGGCTATCTGCGTGATCCTCGAGTCTTCCCATTCCAAGCCACAACGGTTTACTTGCCGTTCCTGCTGATTGTTTCGACTCTGTTTGCCACCGGAATCTCGTTCGTTGTTTCCGCGCTGAATACATTCTATGAGGATGTGAAGTACATCGTCCAAATCGGGCTGTACTTGCTCATGTATCTGTGCCCCATTGTTTACTTTGTTGAGCAAGTAGCGAACTCGAAGAAGAACTACGATTCGGGCTGGCTTCTATTCAAGCTGTACATGTTGAACCCCGTCGCGGTTCAGTGCGTGGCATATCGCAAGGCCCTCGTCGCGCCTGTTCCTACAATGTCCGCCACTGGGATGGGGATGCCAACCGGTATGCCTTGGAAATACTTGGCGGTTCATAGTGTTGGTTCGTTCTTCGTTTTCTTGTTCGGCTATTGGCTGTTCAACCGGCTCAAGTGGAAGTTTGTGGAGCGGCC
- a CDS encoding sugar phosphate isomerase/epimerase family protein, producing MSIGSFCDLARSCGADGIEILDAFLYAPGVSRDHLPEIESFRDKLRESLGELHLHAVAVTNDFSHEGAARLELEKEKVELGVALAVEFGSGIVRVFSAHPDEETKELSRLRAINGLSGVDPQGRVLALENHGVHFGTPSEVLTISRGAGTGICFDIGNWLLAGVDPVRAACELPFPDLVHVKDFATDPSGSYQTPEGEKLQGAFLGEGVVPIQETLRALFSRPDRRPVPIDLELECGDQGVEATREGVSWLRSLLAQLDPTS from the coding sequence ATGTCGATTGGGAGTTTCTGCGATCTCGCTCGCTCCTGCGGGGCTGACGGTATTGAGATCCTCGACGCGTTCTTGTATGCGCCAGGCGTTTCGCGAGATCACTTGCCGGAGATAGAGTCTTTTCGAGACAAGCTTCGGGAATCTCTCGGCGAGTTGCATCTGCATGCCGTGGCGGTGACTAATGATTTCTCCCATGAAGGTGCTGCTCGTCTGGAGCTGGAGAAAGAAAAGGTTGAACTAGGGGTCGCCCTGGCGGTCGAGTTCGGATCGGGAATCGTCCGGGTGTTCTCCGCTCATCCAGATGAAGAAACGAAAGAATTGAGCCGCCTTCGCGCGATCAATGGTCTCAGCGGAGTCGACCCACAAGGCAGGGTGCTTGCGTTGGAGAACCATGGTGTGCACTTCGGCACACCTTCCGAAGTCCTCACGATCTCTCGAGGTGCGGGTACGGGGATTTGCTTCGATATCGGAAACTGGCTCCTTGCTGGGGTCGATCCAGTTCGCGCGGCGTGTGAACTACCGTTTCCTGATCTGGTTCACGTCAAAGATTTTGCCACTGATCCCAGCGGCAGCTACCAAACCCCGGAGGGTGAGAAGCTGCAAGGCGCGTTTCTTGGAGAAGGAGTCGTACCGATTCAGGAGACTCTCCGGGCATTGTTCAGCCGCCCTGACCGAAGACCCGTGCCAATCGATCTGGAGCTGGAATGTGGCGATCAAGGGGTCGAGGCAACTCGGGAGGGAGTCAGTTGGTTGAGATCGCTCTTGGCTCAGCTCGACCCGACCAGTTGA
- a CDS encoding complex I subunit 1 family protein: protein MDWLRSLDPTLQDVLAALGRAILAIIPVFAPVPFIIWYERRLLSWMQDRIGPNRTGNITFSRTSKLIPSFLKGKKFKLFGLAQSIADGIKLFTKEDIMPTKTDKFLFILGPLIALFVALTLGGTIPWAGDRRFTPVADINVGLLYVMAISSLGAYGLVLAGYSSNNKYSLLGALRASAQLISYELAMGVSLASMVMVTGSLKMTEIVAAQEGPLLGFIGFLPNWNIFTPFGLVSAFIFLICIFAETNRPPFDLAEAENELVAGYHTEYSTKRWGLFMMAEYMAMFTFSMVFSTVFLGGYHLPIRWEAIGMDFMTSIENSYLGGLSIMMLKGVVGLTLYIWVRATYPRFRYDQLMNLGWKFLLPVATGNLIVTAAWIMITKIYGAAPGWMFTLGLYAVAAAVYVLLRSKKSTQYLDTRSVDMINQPARRTVDLVESKPEEVIA, encoded by the coding sequence ATGGATTGGTTACGGAGCCTCGACCCCACCCTTCAAGACGTGCTAGCGGCACTAGGGCGCGCCATCCTTGCCATTATTCCGGTTTTCGCTCCGGTTCCATTCATCATTTGGTATGAGCGACGGTTGCTGAGCTGGATGCAAGACCGCATCGGGCCAAATCGAACTGGCAACATCACCTTTTCTAGAACAAGCAAATTGATTCCTTCGTTCCTGAAAGGGAAGAAATTCAAACTGTTTGGCCTAGCGCAGTCGATTGCCGACGGTATCAAGCTGTTCACCAAAGAAGACATCATGCCGACCAAGACGGACAAGTTTTTGTTCATCCTTGGCCCGCTCATTGCTCTGTTTGTCGCTCTCACTCTTGGCGGAACGATTCCCTGGGCGGGCGACCGGCGCTTCACGCCAGTTGCGGACATCAATGTTGGTCTGCTCTACGTGATGGCGATCTCCTCGCTTGGAGCCTACGGATTGGTTCTGGCTGGATACTCGTCCAATAACAAGTATTCTCTTTTGGGTGCCCTGCGAGCATCAGCTCAGCTGATTTCTTACGAGCTTGCGATGGGAGTCTCTCTCGCTTCGATGGTGATGGTCACTGGCTCGCTCAAGATGACCGAAATCGTCGCCGCTCAGGAAGGCCCGTTGCTCGGGTTCATCGGCTTCTTGCCGAACTGGAACATCTTCACCCCATTCGGCTTGGTGTCTGCATTCATCTTCCTCATTTGTATCTTCGCAGAGACGAACCGACCTCCGTTTGACCTTGCGGAAGCGGAAAATGAACTCGTCGCCGGATACCATACGGAGTACAGCACCAAACGCTGGGGGCTGTTTATGATGGCGGAGTATATGGCGATGTTCACGTTCTCCATGGTGTTCTCGACCGTCTTCCTCGGTGGTTATCACCTTCCAATTCGCTGGGAGGCGATTGGGATGGACTTCATGACCAGCATTGAGAATTCCTACCTCGGCGGTCTCAGTATCATGATGCTAAAGGGAGTCGTCGGTTTGACGCTTTACATTTGGGTTCGCGCGACCTATCCGCGGTTCCGCTATGACCAGCTTATGAATCTTGGTTGGAAGTTCCTTTTGCCGGTCGCAACCGGGAACCTGATTGTGACGGCGGCTTGGATTATGATCACCAAGATCTACGGTGCGGCGCCCGGCTGGATGTTCACTCTCGGTCTGTATGCTGTTGCTGCTGCGGTCTACGTTTTGCTTCGTTCAAAGAAGTCGACTCAGTATCTTGACACTCGATCGGTGGATATGATCAATCAGCCCGCTCGGCGCACGGTTGATCTGGTCGAGTCGAAGCCTGAAGAGGTGATAGCATGA
- the nuoK gene encoding NADH-quinone oxidoreductase subunit NuoK: MNGVPLAAFIGLSLFMFSTGVVGVILRRNPIVIFMCIELMLNAVNLAFIAFARYRFSGIGNESQGAAGQMMVVFIMAVAAAEVAVGLGIIMAIYRLKENIDVDELNLLKG, from the coding sequence ATGAACGGAGTGCCTCTCGCGGCTTTTATCGGCCTGAGTCTTTTTATGTTTTCCACAGGGGTTGTCGGAGTCATTTTGCGACGAAACCCAATCGTCATTTTTATGTGCATTGAGCTGATGCTCAATGCAGTCAATCTCGCTTTTATCGCCTTTGCCCGCTACCGCTTCTCCGGAATCGGAAACGAGTCGCAAGGGGCTGCGGGACAGATGATGGTTGTGTTCATCATGGCGGTTGCTGCGGCGGAAGTCGCGGTTGGGCTGGGCATCATCATGGCGATCTACAGGCTGAAAGAGAACATTGACGTTGACGAACTGAACTTGCTCAAAGGATGA
- a CDS encoding NADH-quinone oxidoreductase subunit M, with protein MLSLEIWVPIIVGVVLLLGGNSTSLFAKFASVIVMLFTLGVSVGLLAQFKSDATGFQFAENAPWIRSLGINYSLGLDGISIWMFVLTAFLGLVAVLISKPKERVSQFFGQILILSGVLLGVFAALDLVLFYIFFELSLVPVAMLILGWGRGDRSKAATRYLAMLFGGSLLMLLSIIVIGLEYTRVTSTGSMSIIEIQKLAASGKLWAGKEGLENLAFWGFLIAFLVKSPAVPGHSWLASTYESAPIGATVAGVVLKVGTYGLFRFCLPLFPHAAAANAPIVTFIGVVGIIYGGILAINQSNVFRVMAFSTISHVGFILIGLFSFSHVGMVGAAFQQFNHGLASAAVFVLMSFLMERGFSGEFKELGGLKRSMPVFASMFMIAMLANLGLPLTSGFVGEILALMGSFESGYANVLGLNVGYAVAAGIGAILSASYMLYAYQRMFYGAANPKETKDLSMNELLLGGVFAAAILIGGILPTYVLSRMDRAVAVTGSMTTPNYGTTWAAGGREPDPARIYGQASGGAK; from the coding sequence ATGCTCAGCCTAGAAATTTGGGTGCCAATCATCGTTGGTGTTGTCCTTCTGCTCGGCGGAAATTCAACTTCTTTGTTCGCAAAGTTTGCCAGCGTCATCGTGATGCTGTTCACTCTGGGAGTGAGCGTCGGTTTGCTCGCTCAGTTCAAAAGCGACGCCACCGGTTTTCAGTTTGCTGAGAATGCTCCTTGGATTCGTTCACTTGGCATTAACTATTCGCTGGGCCTCGACGGAATCTCGATCTGGATGTTTGTCCTCACTGCGTTCCTCGGCTTGGTTGCAGTTCTGATCTCAAAGCCTAAGGAGAGAGTTTCGCAGTTTTTTGGCCAGATTCTGATCCTGAGCGGAGTGCTTCTTGGCGTCTTCGCAGCATTGGACTTGGTCCTCTTCTACATCTTCTTCGAACTCAGCCTGGTCCCCGTGGCCATGCTGATTCTCGGTTGGGGACGTGGAGATCGGTCGAAGGCGGCCACCAGGTACCTCGCCATGTTGTTCGGAGGCTCACTCTTGATGTTGCTTTCGATCATCGTGATCGGCCTTGAGTACACCAGAGTCACCAGTACCGGTTCGATGTCGATCATCGAAATTCAGAAACTCGCGGCTTCAGGCAAACTTTGGGCAGGGAAGGAAGGACTTGAGAACTTAGCATTTTGGGGATTCTTGATTGCCTTCCTGGTCAAGTCGCCGGCGGTCCCTGGGCACAGCTGGTTGGCTTCGACTTATGAGTCTGCTCCGATTGGAGCGACGGTTGCCGGTGTTGTGCTAAAGGTTGGCACCTACGGTCTCTTCCGATTCTGTCTTCCCTTGTTCCCCCACGCGGCCGCAGCAAATGCGCCAATCGTGACGTTCATTGGTGTCGTCGGAATCATCTACGGTGGCATTCTCGCGATCAATCAGAGCAATGTCTTCCGGGTGATGGCATTTTCGACAATCAGCCACGTTGGCTTCATTCTCATCGGGCTGTTCTCCTTCAGTCACGTCGGAATGGTCGGTGCGGCTTTCCAACAGTTCAATCATGGCCTCGCCTCGGCTGCGGTTTTTGTCCTGATGTCGTTTTTGATGGAACGCGGTTTTAGTGGAGAGTTCAAAGAGCTGGGCGGTCTGAAGCGGTCGATGCCCGTGTTTGCAAGTATGTTTATGATCGCGATGCTCGCGAACCTGGGACTTCCGCTCACAAGCGGATTCGTCGGCGAAATCCTGGCGCTTATGGGATCGTTCGAGTCGGGCTACGCAAACGTGCTCGGCCTCAACGTGGGCTACGCAGTCGCTGCTGGAATCGGCGCGATTCTCTCTGCCTCCTACATGCTGTACGCCTACCAGCGAATGTTCTACGGAGCCGCAAACCCGAAGGAGACGAAGGACCTTAGCATGAATGAACTTCTCCTAGGCGGAGTTTTTGCTGCTGCGATTCTCATCGGCGGAATCCTTCCAACCTACGTGCTCTCCCGAATGGATCGCGCCGTGGCCGTGACGGGAAGCATGACGACTCCAAACTACGGAACGACTTGGGCAGCCGGTGGGCGCGAACCTGATCCAGCGCGTATCTATGGTCAAGCTTCGGGAGGTGCTAAATGA
- a CDS encoding NADH-quinone oxidoreductase subunit N, translated as MGYVPVIDWTVVAPLGIVAVTGMIALIVHMLTGNSERQWTQKVTALGLLVAATVLLGAGGSDRSTFDQTLVLDRLGSIGQLLTVLAALIVTLVSPQYFSEKRIKLGEFYPLLAWATAGGMLVCGTRHLLNMFVGIEILSISLYVLAGLHRTSRKSEESAMKYFLLGAFATGFLLYGIAMFYGATGSLDSSTLVAYWSHGNPENRVLLAMSFALITVGLGFKCSLVPFHQWTPDVYEGAPTNVVAFMATGGKVAAFVALWNFADGFGTAGKFVATTFAALSVASMIVGNVLAMRQKNIKRLLAYSSIANAGYVAVTAASVAASYKLTHVTLLYFLVGYVLTSAGFFVVLLASAKNGSEAETIDDLRGLSGRSPVLAYSMVVFVLSLIGLGPVSGFLGKVLILRDAVSVNMTWLAVVMVLNSIFGAFYYFGILKAIFSPAEGDSRAISLSGAQIAALGLCVLGVVGSVVGFTPLMNHLGLR; from the coding sequence ATGGGTTACGTACCGGTAATTGATTGGACCGTCGTTGCTCCATTGGGAATTGTCGCTGTGACAGGAATGATCGCGTTGATCGTTCATATGCTCACTGGGAATTCCGAGCGTCAATGGACTCAAAAAGTCACTGCCCTAGGTCTGCTCGTCGCGGCGACCGTACTCCTGGGTGCTGGTGGATCAGACAGATCGACATTTGATCAGACTCTTGTTTTGGATCGACTAGGTTCAATTGGCCAACTTCTTACGGTTCTCGCGGCGCTGATTGTCACATTAGTTAGCCCACAATACTTCTCAGAAAAGCGGATCAAGCTTGGGGAGTTCTATCCGCTGCTTGCCTGGGCAACTGCGGGTGGAATGCTGGTCTGTGGCACTCGTCATCTTCTCAACATGTTCGTGGGCATCGAGATCCTTTCAATAAGCCTCTACGTTCTTGCCGGACTTCACCGCACTTCCCGAAAGTCGGAGGAGTCGGCAATGAAATACTTCTTACTGGGAGCCTTCGCTACGGGCTTCCTTCTTTATGGCATCGCCATGTTTTACGGAGCAACGGGGTCACTAGACTCGTCCACGTTGGTCGCCTATTGGAGCCACGGTAATCCAGAAAATCGGGTCCTTTTGGCGATGTCCTTCGCCCTGATAACCGTAGGTCTTGGGTTCAAATGTAGTCTTGTGCCGTTCCACCAATGGACCCCAGATGTGTATGAAGGTGCGCCAACGAACGTTGTCGCGTTCATGGCAACCGGAGGTAAAGTCGCCGCTTTCGTCGCACTCTGGAACTTTGCTGACGGGTTTGGAACTGCCGGAAAGTTTGTCGCGACAACTTTCGCGGCGCTCTCAGTCGCTTCGATGATCGTTGGCAACGTTCTGGCTATGAGGCAGAAGAACATCAAACGGCTTCTTGCTTACTCGTCGATTGCTAACGCAGGATATGTCGCGGTGACGGCGGCAAGTGTCGCGGCTTCCTATAAGCTCACCCACGTCACCTTACTCTACTTCTTGGTCGGATACGTGCTTACGAGTGCAGGCTTCTTCGTGGTTCTTCTTGCATCGGCAAAGAACGGGTCCGAGGCCGAAACAATTGACGATTTGAGGGGGTTGTCTGGCCGCTCGCCAGTTCTCGCCTACTCGATGGTTGTGTTTGTCCTGTCTCTGATCGGCCTTGGACCAGTTTCAGGTTTCCTGGGCAAAGTTCTCATCCTACGCGATGCAGTTTCAGTGAACATGACCTGGCTTGCAGTCGTCATGGTGCTCAACAGCATCTTCGGAGCTTTTTACTACTTCGGAATCCTAAAAGCGATCTTCTCACCGGCGGAAGGCGACTCGAGGGCGATCTCGCTTTCGGGAGCTCAAATCGCAGCATTAGGATTGTGCGTCCTCGGCGTCGTCGGCTCCGTCGTGGGCTTCACGCCGCTCATGAATCATCTTGGACTGCGCTAG
- a CDS encoding NADH-quinone oxidoreductase subunit J has translation MTITPELIVFGMLAGMAALSAVGVVAFKNAVRSALCLVFTFFILGFLYFALNAEMLGITQIVVYTGAIMVLFLFVIMLLNLGASHVLEEKSDPKKAVGIAFGVSLAALLASQVVPLLLKFKAPIPTKEFGSPQVIGKVLFTDYVLPFEAVSVLLLLGVVGSVLLAKRRMS, from the coding sequence ATGACGATCACCCCAGAATTGATTGTTTTTGGAATGCTCGCCGGAATGGCGGCGCTATCCGCCGTTGGAGTCGTGGCATTCAAGAATGCCGTGCGATCAGCACTGTGTCTGGTCTTCACGTTCTTCATCCTTGGATTCCTCTACTTCGCGTTGAATGCTGAGATGCTTGGAATCACCCAGATCGTGGTCTATACCGGAGCGATCATGGTGCTGTTCCTGTTCGTAATCATGTTGCTGAACCTTGGAGCCTCGCATGTCCTTGAGGAAAAGAGCGATCCGAAGAAAGCGGTTGGAATTGCCTTCGGTGTTAGTCTTGCAGCGCTACTAGCAAGCCAAGTAGTTCCCCTGCTACTGAAATTCAAGGCACCGATCCCGACGAAGGAATTTGGTTCGCCCCAAGTGATTGGAAAGGTTCTGTTTACGGATTATGTCTTGCCGTTTGAAGCAGTCAGTGTGCTGCTTTTGCTGGGCGTGGTCGGCTCGGTCTTGCTAGCCAAAAGGAGAATGTCATGA
- the nuoL gene encoding NADH-quinone oxidoreductase subunit L: MEGNSLIWLTLGLPILGFLFQGLCGRFLDKTVAGKKLVGLLAVAPVAIAFLIGVMVTKSLNPSKAVVVSSIPWIELKGLSVPFELRIDTLSMTMVLIITGIGALIHLYATGYMSEEKDFARFFAYLNLFIAAMLILVLGNNLLMLFIGWEGVGLCSYLLIGFWYEDIANAKAANKAFIVNRIGDWGLTLGLLLIATLVATSPAMQGETRLFSYDVIFQHLPKILALNPAMGTVAALLLFVGACGKSAQFPLYLWLPDAMAGPTPVSALIHAATMVTSGVVLMNRMSMLFETSPVASAVVCAVGAFTALFAAIIAIGQTDIKKVLAYSTVSQLGFMFVACGAGAYWVGMFHVTTHAFFKALLFLGSGAVIHAMSHEQDMRNYGKLAKYLPITFGTMMVGYLAISGVPGLSGFYSKEEVIGSALAGDLALTGALEVGKWSGWICLIVAALTAMYMTRMMWLTFFGNTEQWRKLEPHHGEDDGHHHLNADHKPHEVPVSMWVPLVVLAFLSAVGGFYLAQGDRFEHWIMASQIGAKVPPPTHPEGIPLMALSIGAAALGILAGLAVYFKGLPAKEGWDESLWAKFRLRARDQFGYDRLMVNSVTTDSAAFSAAANSGFDHGVIEGIGEGAGNLTKSLGGIFNSVQTGLVRMYASVMLIGVVALVLYVIVSFGGVK, encoded by the coding sequence TTGGAAGGAAACTCACTTATTTGGTTAACTCTTGGGCTGCCGATTCTCGGCTTCTTGTTCCAGGGCTTGTGCGGTCGTTTCTTGGATAAAACTGTCGCTGGCAAGAAGCTTGTTGGGTTGCTCGCGGTTGCTCCGGTTGCGATAGCGTTTTTGATCGGAGTGATGGTGACCAAGTCACTCAATCCCAGCAAGGCCGTGGTTGTTTCCAGCATTCCTTGGATAGAACTCAAGGGCCTCTCGGTTCCGTTCGAGCTTCGGATAGACACCTTGTCGATGACGATGGTGCTCATCATCACAGGCATCGGCGCCTTGATCCATCTGTACGCCACGGGCTACATGTCTGAGGAAAAGGATTTCGCTCGGTTTTTCGCATACTTGAACCTCTTCATCGCGGCGATGCTGATCCTGGTTCTTGGCAACAACCTTCTGATGCTGTTCATCGGATGGGAAGGAGTTGGCCTTTGTTCTTACCTGCTGATCGGGTTTTGGTACGAGGACATCGCGAACGCCAAGGCGGCCAACAAGGCGTTTATCGTCAACCGTATCGGCGACTGGGGGCTCACTCTCGGACTGCTTCTCATTGCTACGCTTGTTGCTACGTCACCAGCAATGCAGGGTGAGACGCGGCTTTTCAGCTACGATGTGATCTTCCAGCACTTGCCAAAGATCCTGGCTTTGAACCCAGCGATGGGGACGGTGGCGGCGTTGTTGCTGTTTGTCGGAGCTTGCGGTAAGTCTGCGCAGTTCCCGCTTTACCTTTGGCTTCCCGACGCCATGGCGGGTCCCACGCCTGTATCGGCTCTGATTCACGCTGCGACGATGGTCACGTCGGGTGTTGTTCTGATGAACCGAATGTCGATGCTTTTCGAGACGTCACCCGTCGCCTCGGCGGTTGTTTGCGCAGTCGGAGCATTCACTGCGCTTTTCGCGGCAATCATTGCCATCGGTCAAACTGACATCAAAAAGGTTTTGGCTTACTCGACGGTCTCTCAGCTCGGCTTCATGTTTGTGGCCTGCGGAGCGGGTGCCTACTGGGTTGGAATGTTCCACGTGACGACTCACGCCTTTTTCAAAGCTCTGTTGTTCCTCGGTTCGGGAGCGGTCATCCACGCAATGTCGCACGAGCAGGATATGCGAAACTACGGGAAGCTGGCGAAGTACCTGCCGATCACATTCGGGACGATGATGGTTGGTTACTTGGCGATCTCGGGTGTACCGGGGCTATCAGGGTTTTATTCCAAGGAAGAAGTGATCGGATCGGCACTCGCCGGCGATCTTGCGCTCACGGGTGCACTTGAAGTCGGGAAGTGGTCGGGTTGGATTTGCTTAATCGTCGCCGCGCTCACAGCGATGTACATGACCCGGATGATGTGGCTGACATTCTTTGGCAACACAGAACAGTGGCGCAAACTCGAGCCTCATCATGGCGAGGACGACGGGCACCATCATCTTAACGCCGATCACAAGCCACACGAGGTTCCGGTTTCAATGTGGGTTCCCTTGGTTGTCTTGGCTTTCCTCAGCGCAGTTGGTGGATTCTATCTTGCCCAAGGAGATCGGTTTGAGCACTGGATCATGGCCTCGCAGATTGGAGCAAAGGTTCCGCCTCCTACGCATCCCGAGGGAATTCCGCTGATGGCTCTCTCGATTGGCGCAGCCGCTCTTGGAATCCTTGCCGGACTTGCGGTCTACTTCAAGGGGCTTCCCGCCAAAGAAGGCTGGGATGAATCGCTCTGGGCTAAGTTTAGGCTTCGTGCTCGCGATCAGTTCGGATACGACCGGCTGATGGTGAACAGTGTAACCACTGACTCCGCCGCGTTCTCCGCGGCCGCTAACTCTGGGTTCGATCACGGAGTGATCGAAGGAATTGGTGAGGGTGCTGGCAACCTAACAAAGTCGCTCGGAGGCATTTTCAATTCTGTACAGACTGGTCTGGTGCGAATGTATGCCTCGGTGATGCTGATTGGAGTCGTTGCGCTCGTCCTCTACGTGATCGTGAGCTTCGGGGGTGTGAAGTGA